A genomic window from Silene latifolia isolate original U9 population chromosome Y, ASM4854445v1, whole genome shotgun sequence includes:
- the LOC141632501 gene encoding uncharacterized protein LOC141632501, with the protein MPTLARHSDPTLESIPKGFKLPTTDNGTFEIRPSYINLVERNLFGGGTTEDPTTHMERFVTYCCSIPLTAGVTQDQVKKVLFPFSLFYNGLYDDHRTLLDSSANERFQDNTNDNNAWKLIDQIATHTTKYGNPRGSTRGGTSTDGAVATQLETLIAQIAELKTAQSLGNQQTVHAMTQHEVLCERCGIAGHGAAECMSPLEQVVDLSGEE; encoded by the exons ATGCCAACTTTAGCAAGGCACTCAGACCCCACCCTTGAATCCATTCCTAAGGGATTTAAACTCCCTACAACAGATAATGGGACTTTCGAGATAAGGCCATCCTACATTAACTTAGTAGAAAGAAATCTGTTTGGAGGGGGGACTACAGAGGACCCTACTACACATATGGAGAGATTCGTTacttactgctgctccatacccttGACTGCTGGGGTGACCCAGGACCAAGTAAAAAAGGTGCTCTTCCCATTCTCTCT ATTCTATAATGGACTATATGATGACCATCGCACACTACTTGATTCTTCAGCTAACGAGAGATTCCAGGACAACACGAATGATAACAATGCCTGGAAACTAATTGACCAAATAGCTACCCATACTACTAAATATGGGAACCCCAGAGGTAGTACGAGAGGGGGAACTTCAACCGATGGAGCTGTCGCAACTCAGTTAGAGACATTAATTGCTCAAATTGCCGAACTAAAGACAGCCCAATCTTTGGGAAACCAGCAGACAGTTCATGCCATGACCCAACATGAAGTTCTTTGTGAGCGATGTGGTATTGCAGGACATGGTGCAGCCGAATGTATGAGTCCCCTGGAGCAG GTTGTTGACCTAAGTggtgaagaatga